In Endozoicomonas sp. GU-1, one DNA window encodes the following:
- a CDS encoding pilus assembly protein PilM — MLGLLKKKSNAVLGVDISSTSVKVIELGLKGSVYRVEAFCVEPLPPGAVVENNIHEVDVIGEAVARALSQSRTGLKNAAVAVSGAAVITKTIDMDASLSEDEMETQISVEADQYIPYAMDEVAIDFEVQGLNEKNPERVEVLLAACRRDNVEMREEALRLGGLTARVVDVEAFAMERACELIDGQLDLPDQDPVLAIVDIGATKTTLNVISRGKTVYTREQLFGGRQLTDEIQRRYGLTPEEAEKAKCKGGLPDDYEPEVLEPFRETVVQQVSRSLQFFYSSSQFNDVDAIALVGGSASIPGMAEMIQDKLGVPTRLANPFAGMSMAGKVDKDQLATEAPALMIACGLAMRSFD, encoded by the coding sequence GTGTTAGGGCTGCTGAAGAAAAAATCAAATGCCGTGTTAGGGGTGGATATAAGCTCGACATCTGTCAAAGTCATTGAGTTAGGGCTGAAAGGCAGTGTTTACCGGGTCGAAGCTTTCTGTGTTGAGCCCCTTCCGCCAGGAGCCGTGGTTGAAAATAATATTCATGAAGTTGATGTCATTGGTGAAGCCGTTGCAAGAGCTCTCTCCCAATCCAGAACTGGCCTGAAAAACGCCGCCGTTGCGGTGTCAGGCGCTGCCGTTATCACCAAAACCATCGATATGGATGCTTCCCTCAGTGAAGATGAGATGGAAACCCAGATTTCTGTTGAGGCAGATCAGTATATTCCCTACGCCATGGATGAAGTGGCCATCGACTTTGAAGTTCAGGGTCTGAACGAAAAAAATCCCGAGCGGGTTGAAGTTTTGCTGGCAGCCTGCCGTCGTGACAATGTTGAAATGCGCGAAGAGGCACTTCGACTTGGTGGATTAACGGCCAGGGTTGTTGATGTCGAAGCCTTTGCCATGGAGCGAGCGTGCGAATTGATTGATGGCCAGCTTGACCTGCCAGATCAGGATCCGGTGCTGGCTATCGTCGATATTGGTGCCACGAAAACCACACTGAATGTGATCAGCCGGGGTAAAACCGTATACACCCGTGAGCAGTTATTCGGTGGACGGCAGTTGACTGATGAGATTCAGCGCCGTTACGGGCTCACCCCTGAAGAAGCCGAGAAAGCCAAGTGTAAAGGGGGGCTGCCTGATGATTATGAACCTGAAGTTCTGGAGCCCTTCCGGGAAACGGTGGTTCAGCAGGTATCACGTTCATTGCAATTCTTTTATTCATCCAGCCAGTTCAATGATGTGGATGCCATTGCCCTGGTAGGAGGATCTGCATCAATCCCGGGTATGGCGGAAATGATTCAGGACAAACTGGGGGTCCCGACCAGGCTGGCAAATCCTTTTGCCGGAATGTCCATGGCCGGGAAAGTGGATAAGGACCAACTGGCCACTGAGGCCCCGGCGCTGATGATCGCCTGTGGCCTTGCCATGAGGAGTTTCGACTGA
- a CDS encoding PilN domain-containing protein, whose translation MARINLLPWREELRKERKQRFIALWAITVLAGIGLVFIGDLYISNNISQQQSRNQYLQNEITQLNQRISEIKDLRTKKEQLLERMQVIQNLQGNRPVIVRIFDQVAHVVPEGVYFKQITLEGDRLSLVGVAESNNRISALMRNFDNSEWFAEPNLTAVRKVAANSQRWNEFDLTVKQINPTQAKGGL comes from the coding sequence ATGGCAAGAATTAACCTTTTACCCTGGCGTGAAGAACTCAGGAAAGAGCGCAAACAGCGTTTCATTGCCCTCTGGGCGATAACGGTGCTGGCTGGTATTGGCCTGGTCTTTATCGGTGATCTTTATATCAGCAATAACATTAGTCAGCAGCAGAGCCGTAACCAATATCTGCAAAATGAAATTACGCAGCTTAATCAGCGGATCAGTGAAATCAAGGACCTGAGAACCAAAAAAGAACAACTGCTGGAGAGGATGCAGGTCATTCAAAACCTGCAGGGCAACCGCCCTGTGATTGTTCGCATATTTGACCAGGTCGCACATGTGGTTCCTGAAGGGGTTTATTTCAAGCAGATAACCCTGGAGGGAGATCGTCTGTCGCTGGTCGGGGTTGCCGAGTCCAATAATCGTATCTCTGCCTTGATGAGAAACTTCGATAACTCTGAATGGTTTGCTGAGCCAAATCTGACAGCGGTCAGGAAAGTAGCGGCTAACAGCCAGCGCTGGAATGAGTTTGATCTAACGGTTAAGCAGATCAATCCCACTCAGGCCAAGGGGGGACTATGA
- a CDS encoding type 4a pilus biogenesis protein PilO, translating to MSLADSIQKLNELDLNDIDFDNIGSWPLGARVFVCILTLALVLGLGYQFHLTGLQKRYDAAASKEQDLREQYRIRAFQSANLQAYREQMAEMENSFGALVKQLPSDTEVPGLLEDITFTGRGAGLQIEEIKLQDENVSHFYIELPISIGVTGTYHDLGNFVSGVASLSRIVTLHDFEIRPGKNGQLTMNILAKTYRYNDQGGL from the coding sequence ATGAGCCTTGCAGATTCAATACAAAAGCTGAATGAGCTTGACCTGAATGACATTGATTTCGATAACATTGGTTCATGGCCTCTGGGAGCCAGGGTCTTTGTCTGTATTCTGACTCTGGCATTAGTGCTGGGGCTTGGTTATCAGTTTCACCTGACCGGTTTGCAGAAGCGGTATGATGCTGCTGCCAGTAAAGAGCAGGATTTACGGGAGCAGTATCGAATCAGGGCGTTTCAGTCGGCAAACCTGCAGGCCTACCGCGAACAGATGGCGGAAATGGAAAACTCGTTTGGTGCACTGGTGAAACAGCTGCCCAGTGATACAGAGGTGCCCGGGCTGCTTGAAGACATTACCTTTACCGGGCGTGGAGCAGGTCTTCAGATCGAAGAAATAAAACTTCAGGATGAAAATGTCAGCCACTTTTATATAGAGCTGCCAATCAGCATTGGCGTGACGGGCACATACCATGATCTGGGTAACTTCGTCAGTGGTGTCGCCAGTCTTTCGCGAATAGTTACCCTGCATGATTTTGAGATTCGCCCGGGCAAGAATGGTCAGTTAACCATGAACATCCTTGCAAAAACTTACCGCTACAATGATCAGGGGGGGCTATGA
- a CDS encoding pilus assembly protein PilP has protein sequence MMKLLQLVFVAGAALILSGCLDGGRHGYQDIDDYMAEMRARPTGNIEPLPKFRPYEAFTYQASALRSPFKQPVKIELTKEQLNSNIKPDPHRVKQYLEQFELDSFRLVGSISNDEGFWGLVRGSDGVHRVRVGDYLGRNHGRITYLDDQELRVTEIVPAGPGYWIERPRVLRVNFNNQ, from the coding sequence ATGATGAAGCTGCTTCAACTTGTCTTTGTTGCCGGTGCTGCGCTGATTCTTTCCGGATGTCTGGATGGTGGCCGTCATGGGTACCAGGATATTGATGACTATATGGCTGAGATGAGGGCCCGTCCTACGGGTAATATTGAGCCATTGCCCAAGTTCAGGCCTTATGAGGCGTTTACTTATCAGGCATCTGCCTTGCGCAGTCCTTTTAAGCAGCCGGTGAAAATTGAACTGACCAAGGAACAGCTCAATAGCAACATCAAGCCAGACCCACACCGTGTTAAGCAGTACCTGGAACAGTTTGAACTGGACTCGTTTCGTTTGGTAGGCTCTATCAGTAACGACGAAGGATTCTGGGGGCTGGTGCGTGGCTCTGACGGTGTTCACCGGGTTCGTGTGGGTGATTACCTGGGGCGTAACCATGGTCGTATTACTTACCTCGATGACCAGGAGTTGCGTGTGACCGAGATTGTTCCTGCTGGTCCAGGTTACTGGATTGAGCGACCAAGAGTTCTCCGCGTTAATTTTAATAATCAGTGA